In one Mucilaginibacter sp. PAMB04168 genomic region, the following are encoded:
- a CDS encoding heparinase II/III family protein, which produces MNYFKKVVSLLSCLCFSVCAVAQTHPNIMLTKANIAAVRKGVTLYPLLKSSYQDAKKEADRALAAPVVVPVPKDGGGGASHEQHKRNYQNIMACGIAYQITGDAKYATYVKNVLLQYAAQYQKWPLHPKRENSNPPGRMFWQILNDCVWQVNVIQGYDMVYNGITPADRKIIETQLFAPIVKFIYDDNKETFDRLHNHGTWAVAAVGLTGYVLNKPEWVQMALKGTDKSGQSGFLAQVDELFSPDGYYTEGFYYQRYALLPFVVFAKAINQYEPQRHIFQYHSGILTKAVNIALQGTYSNGAFFPINDAMKDKTFESSELINAVDIAYADISPDKGLLDVAARQKRVVVSDAGLKVAKDLAAGLAKPFNYQPMWMTDGKKGDEGGIGILRCGEGNKQQAVLLKAAAQGMGHGHFDRLNMLYYDNGGEVFPDYGASRFINIETKNGGGYLPENTSWAKQTVAHNALVVDQLSHFKGNLKEASKYHPELVAFKITDKIQVVSAREDHAYPGVQMVRAMALMQVPGLTKPLLVDVVKATAAANHQYDLPYWYKGTIVDASFKKEAIRDDLKALGKSNGYQHLWLNSENEVPAAEGYVSVMQGQSFYTTCFAGTAPMKVKLVSTGANDPDMSILESKAFMLSQPQAANQTFVTLTENHGQIDPVAETTSGAKSAIGKLNIISSNDSKTIFTFEVKHKAYTVTLNYQDKNNFIQVN; this is translated from the coding sequence ATGAACTACTTTAAAAAGGTGGTATCACTACTCTCATGCCTTTGTTTTAGCGTTTGTGCCGTTGCGCAAACCCACCCTAATATTATGCTTACTAAGGCCAATATTGCTGCAGTGCGCAAAGGTGTAACCCTATATCCGTTACTTAAAAGCTCTTACCAGGATGCAAAAAAAGAGGCCGACCGCGCGTTGGCGGCTCCTGTTGTTGTACCGGTTCCTAAAGATGGTGGTGGTGGAGCCAGTCATGAACAGCATAAGCGTAATTACCAAAATATAATGGCCTGCGGTATAGCTTACCAAATAACCGGCGATGCTAAATACGCCACTTATGTTAAAAACGTGCTGCTGCAATATGCGGCTCAGTATCAAAAATGGCCCTTACATCCAAAGCGCGAAAACAGCAACCCACCCGGCCGTATGTTTTGGCAAATACTAAATGATTGTGTTTGGCAGGTAAACGTAATACAAGGCTACGATATGGTATATAACGGTATAACTCCGGCCGACCGCAAGATCATCGAAACACAATTATTTGCCCCTATCGTAAAGTTTATTTACGACGATAACAAGGAGACTTTTGACCGTTTGCACAACCACGGTACCTGGGCTGTTGCAGCGGTAGGCTTAACCGGTTATGTATTAAATAAGCCGGAGTGGGTGCAAATGGCCCTCAAAGGAACCGATAAAAGCGGGCAAAGCGGCTTTTTAGCACAGGTAGATGAGCTCTTTTCGCCCGATGGCTACTACACCGAAGGGTTTTATTATCAGCGCTATGCATTACTGCCGTTTGTGGTTTTTGCCAAAGCCATAAACCAATACGAACCTCAAAGGCATATATTTCAATATCACAGTGGTATTTTAACTAAGGCAGTCAACATTGCCCTGCAGGGGACTTACAGCAACGGCGCTTTTTTTCCTATTAATGATGCCATGAAGGATAAAACCTTCGAAAGTTCGGAGCTGATTAATGCAGTTGATATTGCCTATGCAGATATTAGTCCTGATAAAGGTTTGCTTGATGTAGCAGCCCGTCAGAAAAGGGTAGTGGTATCTGATGCAGGTCTTAAGGTGGCTAAAGATCTGGCTGCTGGTTTGGCTAAACCCTTCAACTACCAGCCTATGTGGATGACAGACGGTAAGAAAGGCGATGAAGGAGGTATTGGCATCCTGCGCTGTGGCGAAGGCAATAAGCAACAGGCCGTATTGTTAAAAGCCGCTGCACAAGGTATGGGCCACGGCCACTTCGACCGGCTGAACATGTTGTACTATGACAACGGCGGCGAGGTGTTTCCCGACTATGGCGCTTCGCGCTTTATAAACATCGAAACTAAAAACGGCGGCGGTTATTTGCCCGAAAATACCTCATGGGCAAAGCAAACCGTGGCACATAATGCATTGGTGGTTGATCAGCTGTCGCATTTTAAAGGTAACCTAAAAGAAGCTTCCAAATATCACCCCGAATTAGTTGCGTTTAAAATCACAGATAAAATACAAGTAGTAAGCGCCCGCGAGGACCACGCTTATCCGGGTGTGCAAATGGTTCGTGCAATGGCTTTAATGCAAGTGCCGGGGTTAACTAAACCCTTACTGGTTGATGTGGTAAAAGCAACAGCAGCAGCTAATCACCAGTATGATTTACCCTACTGGTACAAAGGAACCATTGTTGACGCCTCATTCAAAAAGGAAGCTATTCGGGATGATTTAAAGGCGTTGGGAAAATCAAACGGTTACCAGCATTTATGGCTCAACAGCGAAAACGAAGTGCCTGCAGCCGAAGGGTACGTAAGCGTAATGCAGGGGCAAAGCTTTTACACCACCTGCTTTGCCGGCACTGCGCCCATGAAAGTCAAACTGGTATCAACCGGGGCCAATGACCCTGATATGAGTATATTGGAAAGCAAAGCTTTTATGTTGTCGCAGCCGCAAGCCGCCAACCAAACATTTGTTACACTTACCGAAAACCACGGGCAAATTGACCCTGTAGCCGAAACCACATCTGGTGCTAAAAGCGCCATTGGTAAGCTAAATATAATAAGCTCCAACGATAGTAAAACCATATTCACTTTCGAGGTGAAGCATAAAGCTTATACCGTTACCCTGAATTACCAGGATAAGAACAATTTTATACAAGTAAATTAA
- a CDS encoding cupin domain-containing protein: MLQGTLFQIEDETPWQDLGNGVKRQMYGYDDKIMLVKAKFEEGAVGTLHQHYHSQVTYVDSGVFEMTIGDHKKIIRKGDGYYVPPHEIHGCVCLEPGILVDVFSPHREDFIENIKY; the protein is encoded by the coding sequence ATGTTACAAGGAACTTTATTTCAGATAGAAGACGAAACTCCGTGGCAGGATTTAGGAAATGGCGTAAAACGGCAGATGTACGGTTACGATGATAAAATCATGCTAGTAAAGGCCAAGTTTGAAGAAGGCGCTGTGGGTACACTGCACCAGCACTACCACTCGCAGGTTACCTATGTAGATAGTGGTGTATTTGAGATGACCATAGGCGATCACAAAAAGATTATACGCAAAGGTGACGGCTACTATGTACCGCCGCACGAAATACATGGCTGTGTATGCCTTGAACCGGGTATACTGGTTGATGTATTTAGCCCTCACCGCGAAGACTTTATTGAAAACATTAAGTACTAA
- a CDS encoding alpha/beta hydrolase, with translation MRRIYIVALLALMCVAAKAQDSAAVPKVIKTPAGYTSQIDVVYTKVNGWDGRMDLYLAPKDKAPSPVVINIHGGGWNKGRKEDQSGWNAFFKKGYAVANVEYRLSQAAPAPAAIEDVRCALIYIVEHAKELNIDVNKIVIMGGSAGAHLALMGGLLENDHKFDTNCKTTKTIKVAAIIDQYGIADVSDWAYGPHKTSKSAIQWLGDRAKEKGFAESISPITYVKKSSPPTIIVHGDADPVVPYEQSVILYKKYQDMGVKSQFVTVAGGQHGKFTPEKKTELNAQIMEFLKSVGVHQ, from the coding sequence ATGAGAAGAATATACATCGTGGCATTACTGGCACTTATGTGTGTTGCAGCAAAAGCACAAGACAGTGCTGCCGTGCCGAAAGTTATAAAAACGCCTGCCGGCTATACATCGCAGATTGATGTGGTGTATACTAAGGTAAATGGGTGGGATGGACGCATGGATTTATACCTGGCACCTAAAGATAAAGCCCCGTCTCCGGTAGTGATTAACATTCACGGCGGCGGTTGGAACAAAGGGCGGAAAGAAGATCAATCGGGCTGGAATGCCTTTTTTAAAAAAGGTTATGCTGTAGCTAATGTGGAATACCGCTTATCGCAAGCAGCACCTGCACCGGCGGCTATTGAGGATGTGCGGTGTGCACTGATTTATATTGTTGAGCACGCCAAGGAACTGAATATAGATGTTAACAAAATTGTCATCATGGGTGGATCAGCGGGGGCACACCTGGCCTTAATGGGCGGCTTGCTGGAAAACGACCATAAATTTGACACTAACTGCAAAACCACTAAAACCATTAAGGTTGCCGCTATTATAGATCAATATGGCATTGCCGATGTAAGCGACTGGGCTTATGGTCCGCATAAAACCAGCAAGTCGGCTATCCAGTGGCTTGGAGACAGGGCTAAAGAAAAAGGCTTTGCCGAATCGATATCGCCTATTACTTACGTTAAAAAGAGCAGCCCGCCAACCATTATTGTACACGGCGATGCCGATCCGGTGGTACCTTATGAACAATCGGTAATTCTGTACAAAAAGTATCAGGACATGGGCGTAAAATCGCAGTTTGTGACTGTTGCGGGTGGCCAGCATGGCAAGTTTACACCCGAAAAGAAAACTGAGCTTAACGCCCAGATTATGGAATTCCTGAAAAGTGTTGGTGTACACCAATAA
- a CDS encoding MFS transporter, whose protein sequence is MKVKGLRWFIIALIGLATVINYIDRSAINIMWPYIYHEFGIADVDNKSTLALITTFFMLAYALGQTFTGKLMDAVGTRLGMAVSIAGWSVSIALHALARSIFSFNIFRFFLGFFEAGNWPGATKSNAEWFPAKERAIAQGIFGAGASLGSVISAPVIAILFVAFGWKTTFFMIGGLGLIWLLPWLIINKNTPDKHRWITSEEQEHILSSESIVAGATQNTVVLSWLQLLQYRSTWGIILGRFFIDPVWWLFVTWLPTFLKEQFMFDIKQIGAFTWFPYLCAAIGSLLGGFYSSRLIKQGTEASRARKRAVTIGCIFMLIGLIGILATLSTLKEKPSLAMALIGTVLFGFQFLIGNLQTLPSDYFNGKNVGTVAGMGGTAAVVGTLFTTWAVPVITQTSYVSFFVLGAVLVPLAWLAINFMNSKNINSN, encoded by the coding sequence ATGAAAGTTAAAGGTTTACGCTGGTTTATTATTGCGCTTATTGGACTGGCCACGGTTATTAATTACATTGACCGTAGCGCCATTAACATTATGTGGCCTTACATATACCACGAGTTTGGCATAGCCGATGTTGATAACAAAAGCACACTGGCCTTAATTACTACCTTTTTTATGTTGGCTTACGCCTTAGGCCAAACATTTACCGGCAAACTGATGGATGCCGTAGGTACACGCCTGGGCATGGCGGTATCCATAGCTGGCTGGAGTGTATCCATTGCCTTGCATGCGCTGGCACGGTCTATATTTTCATTCAACATATTCAGGTTTTTCCTCGGCTTTTTTGAAGCCGGTAATTGGCCTGGTGCCACTAAAAGTAACGCTGAATGGTTTCCGGCTAAGGAGCGGGCTATTGCACAAGGCATTTTTGGTGCAGGCGCATCATTAGGCTCGGTTATATCTGCACCTGTAATAGCCATACTATTTGTGGCTTTTGGGTGGAAAACAACGTTTTTCATGATAGGGGGCCTAGGGCTTATTTGGTTACTGCCTTGGCTCATCATCAACAAAAACACACCCGATAAACACAGGTGGATAACATCCGAAGAACAGGAGCATATCTTATCGTCTGAAAGCATTGTGGCTGGTGCAACGCAAAATACAGTGGTGTTAAGCTGGTTGCAGTTGTTACAATACCGCAGCACCTGGGGCATTATATTAGGTCGCTTTTTTATTGATCCGGTTTGGTGGCTGTTTGTAACCTGGTTGCCTACATTTTTAAAAGAGCAATTTATGTTTGACATTAAACAGATAGGCGCCTTTACCTGGTTCCCTTACCTGTGTGCTGCTATTGGCAGTCTGCTGGGCGGCTTTTATTCATCAAGGTTAATTAAACAAGGCACCGAGGCAAGCCGGGCACGTAAGCGAGCTGTTACCATAGGCTGCATTTTTATGCTGATTGGCTTAATTGGCATACTGGCAACCTTAAGTACGTTAAAGGAGAAACCATCACTGGCCATGGCCTTAATTGGTACAGTTTTATTTGGCTTCCAGTTTTTAATCGGCAACCTTCAAACCCTGCCAAGCGATTACTTTAATGGTAAAAATGTGGGTACCGTTGCTGGTATGGGCGGTACGGCAGCTGTGGTAGGAACTCTCTTTACTACCTGGGCTGTACCGGTTATTACACAAACCAGCTATGTGTCTTTTTTTGTACTGGGGGCGGTTTTAGTTCCGTTGGCCTGGCTCGCTATAAATTTCATGAACTCAAAAAATATTAATTCTAATTAA
- a CDS encoding SDR family oxidoreductase, with product MRLQNKVAVVTGGARDIGRAISCQLAREGAKVVINYFDSEDSAKETLSIIEAEGGQGILVHGDMTKMADANNLIEKTKEAYGQEIHILVNVAGGLVGRKKIVEMDEDFFDFVVDLNFKSVYLATKAAVPFMPAGSSIINFSSLAARDGGGPGASAYAAAKGAVMTYTRSLAKELGPQGIRVNALAPGVISTTFHDTFSTPQVRTNISNATALRREGSAQEVADLVAYLASENSSFLSGNNIDINGGLAFS from the coding sequence ATGCGTTTACAAAACAAAGTTGCCGTAGTTACGGGTGGGGCCAGAGATATTGGCCGGGCTATATCATGCCAGTTGGCTCGTGAAGGGGCAAAAGTGGTGATTAATTATTTTGATAGCGAAGATTCGGCTAAAGAAACGCTGTCGATAATTGAAGCAGAAGGAGGCCAGGGCATTTTGGTGCATGGCGATATGACCAAAATGGCTGATGCGAACAACTTAATTGAAAAAACTAAAGAAGCCTACGGCCAAGAAATACACATTTTAGTTAACGTGGCTGGTGGCCTGGTAGGCCGCAAAAAAATTGTGGAAATGGATGAAGATTTCTTTGACTTTGTGGTTGATCTGAATTTTAAATCGGTGTACCTGGCTACTAAAGCCGCTGTGCCTTTTATGCCTGCCGGCTCATCTATCATCAACTTTTCGTCACTTGCAGCACGCGATGGTGGCGGGCCTGGCGCAAGTGCCTATGCTGCTGCTAAAGGTGCCGTAATGACCTACACCCGCTCACTGGCTAAAGAGCTGGGCCCGCAGGGTATAAGGGTTAATGCGCTGGCTCCGGGCGTTATTTCAACCACTTTTCATGATACCTTCAGTACCCCGCAGGTACGAACCAACATTAGCAACGCCACTGCGTTACGCCGCGAAGGTAGCGCACAGGAGGTAGCTGATCTGGTAGCCTACCTGGCGTCTGAAAATTCATCTTTTTTAAGCGGAAACAACATCGATATAAACGGTGGCTTAGCCTTTTCTTAA
- a CDS encoding TonB-dependent receptor: MVRRNLLFKCRGKSLATLWLVVTLCCVQVFASETKPAANFNIGVKGKVVDEQGEILAGVTVMVKGTRIGTSTTVQGEYKINSVPENGTLVFSLIGFKTLEVKVNNQKTINATLIADKGTLDDVVVIGYGTIKKSNLTGAVAKLKTDRLDELPTSRLDNALIGKLAGLTVQINSSEAGSEPTLRIRGASSISANASPLVVVDGHPIEDGLAYVSPQDVESLEVLKDAASSAIYGSRGANGVILVTTKKGVADRPRYSIKTYYGIKDAYKLHPIMNTTEYTELMFNEARQRASDPTVPTASQNLITANERAAYIIENQITGVATDWQKAALRDASIYNIQASVSGGKKDLRYYVSGNVQQDQGIMKYSENQRGNFKVNVDANLSSKLSLNVSLNPTYTKTQTPAVNFTDYYRFLSFIPVYHTDFSSAFVNQNAQWAGVRAGDYAQARHFTNLVYAGTMPDGSFYTSPGTVAPFSSTNNTPISIAARENRYATFYRLQGSTDLNYRFSRALVFKSALSGYYRSVENDIFTKSNARKDGDVNSGSIVTSRTIDYLWENTLNYTQSFKKHSITGLLGYTVQKTTIDGSSIVGSNSPSDDFTTLAQASVIDQLNTYTTKTPIGLVSYLGRVNYDYANKYLFSASLRADASSKFNAGSRTGWFPAVSAGWVLSNEKFMSKTANWLSSLKARASYGVTGNNRIADFSYLDLLFKSTYSFGEGTGTVVQGQSPNNPVTFGPGITWETTNSTDIGLDMGFMKNKFTLTLDYYNSRTNKLLLQQGTQSFTGSNVFYNNNGSIKNEGFEAEFSSTNINGKKFYWTTSFNISVNRNKLLKLGGEPYQYNYGERNEIYATIVGSPYVQFYGYQSDGVWLSQADVDAALASGQTSILQSYFQPGGLKLKDLNGDNKIDINDRTVIGNPFPDFTWGITNSFKFKGIDLTLIMQGSQGGKLVNGDLFYNESKKLNRNFTDNRWVSAANPGDGKTPYFTNGIAADLLLTDYAVESASYAFLRNVIIGYTLPRTWLKRVKFNNVRLYAAADNVFFVAGKSYRGINPEARMVSAAYSSPVVSGYQRGGFPVNRTITFGLDVNF; this comes from the coding sequence ATGGTGAGAAGAAATTTACTATTTAAATGCAGGGGTAAAAGTTTAGCTACGTTGTGGCTGGTTGTAACCCTGTGTTGTGTACAGGTATTTGCCAGTGAAACCAAACCCGCTGCTAATTTTAACATTGGCGTCAAAGGTAAAGTGGTTGATGAACAGGGCGAAATACTAGCTGGCGTTACCGTAATGGTAAAAGGTACGCGCATAGGCACCTCAACTACCGTACAGGGCGAGTACAAAATTAATAGTGTGCCCGAAAACGGCACCCTGGTTTTTAGCCTTATTGGCTTCAAAACTTTAGAAGTAAAGGTTAACAACCAAAAAACCATAAATGCAACCCTGATAGCCGATAAGGGTACTTTAGATGATGTGGTGGTAATAGGCTACGGCACCATCAAGAAATCTAACTTAACCGGTGCGGTTGCCAAACTGAAAACCGATAGACTGGACGAACTGCCAACTTCCCGCCTTGATAATGCATTGATTGGCAAGCTGGCCGGATTAACCGTACAAATAAACAGTTCGGAAGCAGGGTCAGAACCTACACTGCGTATTCGTGGGGCCAGTTCCATTAGTGCAAATGCATCACCCTTGGTAGTGGTTGACGGCCATCCCATTGAAGATGGCCTGGCTTATGTTAGTCCGCAGGATGTGGAGTCGCTTGAGGTGCTGAAGGACGCAGCATCATCGGCCATTTATGGTTCGCGTGGTGCTAATGGCGTTATTTTGGTAACCACCAAAAAAGGTGTTGCTGACAGGCCACGTTACAGCATCAAAACTTACTACGGTATTAAGGACGCTTACAAACTGCATCCCATCATGAATACAACCGAGTATACCGAGCTGATGTTTAACGAGGCCCGGCAGCGCGCTAGTGATCCAACTGTGCCTACTGCTTCGCAAAACCTCATTACTGCTAACGAGCGTGCAGCCTACATTATCGAAAATCAAATTACCGGTGTAGCAACCGACTGGCAAAAGGCAGCCCTGCGCGATGCATCTATTTATAATATACAGGCCAGCGTTTCGGGCGGCAAAAAAGATTTGCGTTATTATGTTTCGGGTAACGTGCAGCAAGACCAAGGTATTATGAAGTACAGTGAGAATCAACGAGGTAACTTTAAGGTTAATGTGGATGCAAATTTAAGTTCTAAGCTAAGCTTAAATGTAAGCCTGAATCCAACCTATACTAAAACACAAACACCGGCCGTAAACTTTACCGATTATTATCGTTTTCTGTCGTTCATTCCCGTTTACCATACCGATTTTTCTTCGGCCTTTGTAAATCAGAATGCGCAATGGGCTGGTGTTAGAGCTGGCGACTATGCACAAGCCCGTCATTTTACTAACCTGGTTTACGCAGGCACCATGCCCGATGGTTCTTTTTACACCAGCCCGGGCACCGTAGCGCCATTTTCATCAACCAATAATACGCCTATATCTATAGCTGCACGCGAAAACCGGTATGCTACCTTTTACCGCCTGCAAGGCAGTACAGATTTAAACTACAGATTTAGTAGAGCACTGGTATTTAAATCGGCCTTAAGCGGCTATTACCGCAGTGTGGAAAATGACATTTTTACCAAGAGCAATGCACGCAAAGATGGTGACGTAAACTCTGGCAGTATTGTAACCTCGCGTACTATCGATTATTTATGGGAAAACACACTGAACTATACACAAAGTTTCAAGAAGCACAGTATTACCGGTTTGTTAGGTTATACCGTTCAAAAAACAACAATTGATGGATCGAGCATCGTAGGTTCCAATTCTCCGTCTGACGACTTTACCACATTGGCGCAGGCATCGGTTATTGACCAGCTAAACACCTACACCACCAAAACTCCGATTGGGCTGGTGTCATACTTAGGCCGCGTAAATTATGATTATGCTAACAAGTATCTTTTCTCGGCCAGCTTACGCGCCGATGCCAGCTCTAAGTTTAATGCAGGAAGCCGTACAGGATGGTTTCCGGCAGTATCAGCCGGATGGGTATTGAGCAACGAGAAGTTTATGAGCAAAACAGCTAACTGGCTAAGCAGTTTAAAAGCCCGTGCGAGTTATGGCGTAACAGGCAACAACCGTATTGCCGATTTTTCATACCTCGACTTGTTGTTTAAATCTACTTATTCATTTGGCGAAGGTACCGGAACTGTAGTACAAGGACAGTCGCCTAATAACCCGGTAACCTTTGGCCCCGGAATAACCTGGGAAACCACCAACTCCACTGATATTGGTTTGGATATGGGTTTTATGAAAAATAAATTCACCTTAACGTTAGACTATTATAATTCGCGAACCAATAAATTGCTGTTACAACAAGGCACACAGTCTTTCACCGGATCAAACGTGTTTTATAACAATAATGGCAGCATCAAAAATGAAGGTTTTGAGGCCGAGTTTAGCTCAACCAATATTAATGGTAAAAAATTTTACTGGACAACATCCTTCAATATTTCCGTAAACCGCAACAAACTGTTAAAACTGGGTGGCGAGCCTTACCAGTATAATTACGGCGAGCGTAACGAAATTTATGCCACTATAGTTGGTTCGCCTTATGTACAATTTTACGGCTACCAGTCAGACGGTGTGTGGCTTTCTCAGGCTGATGTAGACGCAGCACTGGCCAGTGGACAGACTTCCATACTGCAAAGTTACTTTCAGCCCGGAGGTTTAAAGCTTAAAGATTTAAACGGCGACAATAAGATCGATATTAACGACCGTACCGTTATTGGCAATCCTTTTCCTGATTTTACGTGGGGTATAACCAATAGCTTTAAGTTTAAGGGTATTGATTTAACTCTAATTATGCAGGGATCGCAGGGCGGAAAGTTAGTAAACGGCGACCTGTTTTATAACGAAAGTAAAAAGCTTAACCGCAACTTTACAGACAACCGGTGGGTAAGCGCTGCTAACCCGGGCGATGGCAAAACTCCTTACTTTACCAATGGTATAGCCGCCGACCTGCTACTAACGGATTATGCGGTTGAAAGTGCTTCATACGCATTTTTACGTAACGTAATAATTGGCTATACATTGCCACGTACCTGGCTTAAGCGGGTGAAATTTAATAATGTACGCTTGTATGCCGCTGCCGATAACGTGTTTTTTGTAGCTGGTAAATCATACCGGGGTATTAATCCTGAGGCGCGCATGGTCTCTGCAGCGTATTCGTCACCCGTGGTATCGGGTTATCAGCGGGGTGGCTTTCCGGTAAACCGTACTATCACTTTTGGTTTAGATGTCAATTTTTAA
- a CDS encoding RagB/SusD family nutrient uptake outer membrane protein, whose translation MKKLLYITITLFLLDGLSSCQKIVDVDPISNEVASEYYRNNTEVNNALSGCYNGMQEPLLYEWMLTELRSDNAKQRSVSSTTNANVELNQLNMYTASAQHQQIYNYWLSVYKNIRNINYVLRSLGVTYQNGQLNYGQPTANVTAAQKSQLAGQALFLRAYHYFNLVRLFGGVFLVTQPLEPAASKQVNRSSVEDCYKLIIADLEGAASLLPANKYGQIPSADVGRANAWSAKALLAKVYLTLPVPRPADALALLNDVISNSGYGLETNYANVFSISNEMNREILFTVRFKAGLVGLGNSMANTFAPASSGDAIVNGDGSGFNYPTTNLNSAFRISNTSFSDARKPVTIGTYAGSTTPYYVNKFISKVLVKNDAENDFPIIRFSDVLLLKAEATGFDGSAGTSVGIINQIRERAGAGNYTTGSFTAAFYKYPATGTAAITTQAAFITALLDERRLELAFENQRFFDLVRTGQAVAVMQAYYASEYTSHYGRYTPTIPLTTLQANVNTQKLLLPIPQREIDTNNEISIPQNPGY comes from the coding sequence ATGAAAAAATTACTATATATAACCATCACACTTTTCTTATTGGATGGCCTGTCATCCTGCCAAAAAATTGTGGATGTGGATCCTATTTCGAATGAGGTAGCATCAGAATACTACCGTAACAACACCGAGGTAAACAACGCGTTATCCGGTTGTTACAACGGCATGCAAGAACCACTTTTGTATGAATGGATGCTAACCGAATTACGCAGCGATAACGCTAAGCAGCGTTCGGTAAGCAGTACTACTAATGCAAACGTGGAACTTAACCAGCTTAATATGTATACAGCAAGTGCACAGCACCAGCAGATATACAACTATTGGCTGAGCGTTTATAAAAATATCCGGAACATCAATTATGTATTGCGCAGCTTGGGCGTAACGTACCAAAACGGACAGTTAAATTACGGCCAGCCTACGGCCAATGTTACAGCGGCACAAAAGTCGCAACTTGCAGGGCAGGCGCTGTTTTTAAGGGCTTATCATTACTTTAATTTAGTACGCCTGTTTGGTGGCGTTTTTTTAGTAACGCAACCGCTCGAACCTGCAGCTTCAAAGCAGGTTAACCGTTCATCGGTTGAGGATTGCTATAAATTGATTATAGCTGATTTAGAGGGAGCCGCCAGTTTGCTGCCTGCTAATAAATATGGTCAAATTCCATCTGCAGATGTAGGTCGCGCTAATGCCTGGTCGGCTAAAGCTTTACTGGCCAAGGTATATTTAACCTTACCTGTGCCGCGCCCCGCTGATGCATTGGCCCTGCTTAATGATGTGATTAGCAACAGCGGTTATGGCCTGGAAACTAATTATGCTAACGTGTTTTCAATAAGCAACGAAATGAACCGTGAAATACTATTTACGGTACGCTTCAAAGCTGGTTTGGTAGGCTTAGGCAATTCAATGGCCAATACTTTTGCACCGGCTAGCAGCGGCGATGCCATTGTAAATGGCGATGGTAGCGGCTTTAATTATCCAACTACAAACCTAAATTCTGCATTTAGAATATCAAACACCAGCTTCAGCGACGCGCGTAAGCCAGTAACTATTGGTACCTATGCGGGTAGTACCACCCCATATTACGTTAATAAGTTTATATCAAAAGTGCTGGTAAAAAATGATGCTGAGAACGACTTTCCGATTATCCGCTTTTCTGACGTATTGTTGCTCAAAGCAGAGGCTACAGGTTTTGATGGTTCGGCCGGTACTTCGGTAGGGATTATTAACCAGATACGTGAAAGGGCAGGGGCAGGTAATTATACTACCGGCAGCTTTACAGCAGCTTTTTATAAATATCCGGCAACAGGTACAGCAGCTATAACCACACAAGCCGCCTTTATAACGGCTTTGCTTGATGAACGCCGGTTAGAACTGGCTTTTGAGAACCAGCGGTTTTTTGATTTGGTGCGTACCGGGCAGGCGGTTGCTGTTATGCAGGCTTACTATGCATCAGAATATACATCGCATTACGGCAGGTATACGCCAACCATTCCGCTGACAACCTTACAGGCTAATGTGAATACGCAAAAGCTTTTACTGCCCATACCGCAGCGCGAAATTGATACTAATAACGAAATCAGTATTCCGCAAAATCCAGGCTACTAA